A DNA window from Vagococcus penaei contains the following coding sequences:
- the acpS gene encoding holo-ACP synthase, translating into MIVGIGLDIVELSRIRDIVTNKRSFVERVLTDKELEIFDNLKYKRQVEYLAGRFACKEAFSKAYGTGIGKLGLQDIEILTADSGQPIITKSPFHGTCHVSISHTDTVAVAQIILEDK; encoded by the coding sequence ATGATTGTTGGAATTGGACTAGATATTGTTGAGTTAAGCCGGATTCGTGATATTGTTACCAATAAGCGTTCATTTGTTGAACGGGTATTAACAGACAAAGAATTGGAAATATTTGATAATTTAAAATATAAACGTCAAGTAGAATATTTAGCTGGACGTTTTGCATGTAAAGAAGCGTTCTCTAAAGCTTATGGAACTGGGATTGGTAAATTGGGGTTACAAGATATTGAAATATTAACTGCAGATAGTGGTCAGCCAATTATTACAAAATCTCCATTTCATGGAACTTGTCACGTATCTATTTCGCATACTGATACAGTGGCAGTTGCACAAATTATTTTAGAGGACAAATAA